The following are from one region of the Hypanus sabinus isolate sHypSab1 chromosome 14, sHypSab1.hap1, whole genome shotgun sequence genome:
- the LOC132404382 gene encoding homeobox protein Nkx-2.5-like, with the protein MLPSPAASNTPFSVKDILNLEHHQQKQPSPDLLSISLDALPSPCMLEPVSQAKYRPGQGLGGEVIKFLDQKDHATLPSSPDRNNVQHSGDLRVDFSLQNDPQDPEAKSMEKRIIREGKKNEDFEVPMRRIRRKPRILFSQAQVYELERRFKQQRYLSAPERDHLANVLKLTSTQVKIWFQNRRYKCKRQRQDKHLEFSSSPPAPRRVAVPVLVRDGKSCLGAPPSYGTPYNVSVAPYSYSIYPSCGPGTCEGDYSCMYSSMPPVQQSASVSPFVNMGMNFNVGNVSYPATPSQGHQGSGVSGLQGTFHGIRTW; encoded by the exons ATGCTTCCAAGTCCCGCGGCATCGAATACACCATTCTCCGTAAAGGATATTTTAAATCTAGAACATCACCAGCAAAAGCAACCGAGTCCAGATCTCCTGAGCATATCTTTGGACGCGCTACCTTCTCCTTGCATGTTGGAGCCAGTCAGTCAGGCCAAATACAGACCCGGCCAAGGCCTTGGAGGTGAGGTAATCAAATTCCTTGACCAGAAGGATCATGCAACACTTCCATCCAGTCCGGATAGAAACAATGTCCAGCACTCTGGCGATCTGCGGGTGGACTTCTCTCTTCAAAACGACCCCCAAG ACCCAGAAGCAAAATcgatggaaaagagaattatacgGGAAGGGAAGAAAAATGAAGATTTCGAGGTTCCAATGCGGAGGATTCGCCGAAAACCGAGGATCTTGTTTTCTCAAGCCCAGGTCTATGAATTGGAGAGACGATTCAAGCAGCAAAGATACCTATCCGCCCCTGAGAGAGATCACCTGGCAAACGTGTTAAAACTTACTTCGACCCAGGTCAAGATCTGGTTCCAGAATCGTAGATACAAATGCAAGCGGCAGCGACAGGATAAACACTTAGAATTTAGTTCATCCCCTCCTGCTCCTCGCCGAGTTGCAGTGCCTGTGTTGGTTCGTGATGGAAAGTCTTGTCTGGGAGCACCCCCTTCGTATGGCACGCCATATAATGTCAGCGTCGCGCCATACAGCTACAGTATTTACCCCAGCTGCGGCCCCGGCACCTGTGAGGGAGACTACAGTTGCATGTATTCGAGCATGCCACCGGTGCAACAAAGTGCGTCTGTCAGTCCCTTTGTCAATATGGGCATGAATTTCAACGTTGGCAACGTCAGTTACCCCGCAACACCGTCTCAAGGCCACCAAGGCTCAGGGGTGTCGGGTTTGCAGGGAACCTTTCATGGCATCAGAACTTGGTAA